The window TTTCTCAAACTCTCTGTCTAAAATATCGTTAGCTTAGCAATCATTTATATACTTGTTTCTTTAGTGGAAAGAATATCACGATAAAGTAGTTCTCATTACTTGTTCTTATCATTCCTATGCTTTTTTTCATCCGCATGAATAACTTTGAGTGGCCTTTGTCTAAATCTTTTCTCTAACAATATATAGAGAAATTCGATAATAGGATAGAACTTTAATTCTTGGATGAGCTGTTAAGCTTAAGAATGCTCAATAATTATTTTAGTAAATAAGGAAAGTTTGAGGTTGTTGTTTAAGCAAATCTTTCCATGTGTGACCTTTTATTGCATCTTCTAATGTTATTGGTATCCATTCTCCGTTTCTTAAGTAAACGATACCTTTTGTATAATTAAGCATTATTTTGTAGAGAGTTTCTCTAAATTCTGGTGGTGTGTTGTTGAATTTGCTGTTTTTGTCATCAAAGTGTAACATTTCGACGTGTTCGTGTTTGAGTCCTCCTGTGAGGTTATAGTTTTTACTGGCTAGATAAATAGAATGTTCTTTTTCATCTTTGTCGAGTTTTAACCCGGTTTTTATTATGTTTTGTAGGTTCTTAATATGTTCAGGTTTATACCTGATTGTTGTTGCGTCTATGTTGTTTGCAAGCAGGAATAGCATGATCCCGCCACATTTTGAGCATCGTCCACATGGAATAATTGTGTTGTTTTCGATGTGGACCATATGGCAGGATGTCTGAAGTTTAAAGAATTCTGGATAGCGGTCATGTAATACTCTTTCTACTAATAATCCTGTTAAGGGTCTTACTGCTGACCATTGTCTTATACCTAAGCCTTTTTGATTTAGCCACTCTGTCATGTAATCATCAAAATCTTGACTTTGATCATATATTCCGTAGTAGTGTCTTATTCCATTGAATTCATAGCTAACGTTGTTAGGATCATCGTATTCATTACCCATATTGATGTTACCTATCTTGTATTTATATACTAATGGCATGTAAAGAAATATGTAGTATCCAAATACAAAGAGTCTTATTGGGTATATGTCTGAGAATTTTTTATAGAATCCTGGCACTAAAATCTTCATGTTACGCTCAATAAACAAGTATAGGCGATCAATGTTTGTCCATACTTTCATTGTTTCTGGAATGTTATCTTTAAACCATCTATACGCTGTCAGCGCTGTGAACCAGTGACGCCCAGACTCATTTACAAAGAATGGATAAACTTTGCATCCGATTTCTTTAAGTAAACAGTACGTGAGCAAGCTTTCTTTACCACCAGATGATAGCACTCCACATTTTTTATAATCTGGGGAAAAGTCTAATTTTTCGTCATCAATTATATCTTTTACACTTATTATAGCCCTTGGTCTGGCATTAGAGTCGTTTATTTCGTCTTCTTTAGGGATGTATTCTTCTTTAATGAATCCAGTTCGTCTAACAATTCTGTTAACAAATATGTCACGTGAGATTATGTTAGTAATATCATTGATTAGTTTTAGATCGAGCTTTGTTAATGAAAACTTTATATCAATTTCATCGGTAAACAATGCATAATTTATAATGGGTGATATAGTAGCTAATTTTGCAAATTCTTCTGTGATAGGAGTAATTATTGGTTCTTGATAATACTGCATAAGGAAGTACTCTTTTCTTATACCATTAACACTTAGTTCTATCTTAGTGCGTATTCTTTTATTTTTAATTTCAGGTTCATAAATTGTGATCTTGTCAAAACATTTTAAATCCATTATTGCGTCACGCTCAGGTATTTTTTCAGAATTACATCAACTATCTTGTCCACTCCATCCCATAAGGGATCACACACAATAACATTATACTTTCGTTCATATTCCTTTTTAATATAATCTACCTCCTCCCTTTTCATATTTTCATGATTAATTGTTATGGCTTCAACATTTCTTTCTGTTAAAATGTTTATCGCTCTAATATAACGATCTATTGGTGGGATTTCAAAACCTGGAAACCCATCAAAAAACTTTCTTTTTGGAGCATGTTGTAATACTATGAGCTCTGGCTTTGCTGCTGCAAGAATTTCAAAACTGCCCGGAAATGCAGGATGAAGTATTGAACCTTGACCGCTTATTACTATTACATCTGGGTTTTCGTTCTTATAAGCTCGCCATATTACATCCTCAATAGCTCCAGCTACGAAATCATTGATTAATGCATCAATAACTACAGTGTATTTAAATCCTTGCATCCATGAAGTTTGCCCAGTTCCTATAAAAATTGACTTAACACCCCTTTTTAGCAATTCATTATTTATCATTATTGCAGTAGTTCTCTTTCCCACAACAGAATCTGTGCCAAGAACAACAACCTTTAAAGCTTTAACCTCTTTAATCACACCTCTGAATGGTATCTTCATGTCCCTAAAGATTTTTCGCACATCGATTATTTCTGCATTATTATTATGCGCTATTTTTACTAGTTCTGGATCATCGCTAAGGAATTCATGCAAACCTGATATGATGTTTATACCAAATTCTAATGCTTTTCTTACAACTTCCCTATAACCCTTTGGTAGATATCCTCCTTCTGTAGCAACACCTATTATTAATGCTTCAGTATCGGGATGTGCTTTTAACGCTTCTTCTAAAGATTCATAAATCATAATACCGTTTGGTTTGCCATCAATAATTAAGCCGGAATCCATACCTTTAAACTCACTATCTATAACGCCAATGATTTTATATTCAGCACTATACCTAAGTAATCCATGAGCTGTTTTTCCATCATTAGTTCCAAAAAAGCCCTCTGCTAATATGAGGGCTTTCTTCACAAAATTCTCCTCCCAGTTAATACTGCAACAACGTTTTTTTCACTAATCAAAGGATCATACCTAGCTAATTTCTTTATAATGGATACTGTGACCGCAGATGCAGGTAAAACATCAAGTCCTGCGTATTTCCTTATTAATCTTGCATAATCAACCATAGCGTTATCACTACTACACTCAACAATACCGTTTGTCTTTCTGATTGCCTCTAAAGCAGCTTCCCCATCGTAAGCGTGATAGGACACTAATGGCTCACTCACTGCAGTTTCTTTAATCTCGTTCGGAGAGAGATCAACTAATGTGCTGAGATTCTTTCTAAATGCTTCTAATAAAGGATTACCATTACATGTTGTAGCACCAACAATTTTAGGCAACCTATCTATTAATCCTAACGAACGCAATGATACAAAACCTTGATATATTCCTGCTAACGTAGATCCATTACCAACTGGAACAATAACAATATCAGGCACAAAACCCAGTTCATTGAATATTTCATAAGATATGGTAGCATAACCTCTCAATGCAACATCTGCATATTTTGATCCAGGATTTGCATCATACCAATTGTTTTCTTTTGAATCTCTAATACTAGCTTCAACGGTCTCTTCATAACTTCCGTGAACATACACTATGCTGGCACCCATCCTAGCCATCTCTGATACCCTCTTATTCGTATAATGAGCCGGCACATAGATCACTGACTTCATTTTCATTAAATTAGCATAATATGCTACAGCCACACCATAATTTCCACAGGTTCCTACACTTATAGTATCATAACCGTTCTCCTTAGCCTCTAACACATGAGATAACGCCGCTCTATCTTTCTGAGTGCCTGTTGGATTGACACCTTCAAATTCTAAATATAGATTTTTTAAGCCCAATATATTTCCTAATAATCTTGCATGAAATATTAATGATTTTCCAAGAATACTTAATGTGACTTGTTCTATGCTAGGAACCCGGCTTAAACCGGGTGTAAGCGAAGAGTCCTCCTCCTCCATCTACCTCCCTCTCAAACTATAAAATATTCTATAACAACAAAATATAAAGTTAACTAGCGCGATAAACCTCATCAAGAAACAATATCTTTAAGACTTAGCATCATTTATACGTTTGACTTCACTGTTCTCAGGTGAACTTCTTATAATATCATTGAGCACTTCAGATTATTGGTGAATAGGTTAAAGATAAGTATACATTGTAATTTTTTACAGTGATGCACAGTGTCGAGTTTTGATGAGGATATAAAGTTACAGATTGTTAATGCTATGCGTAGGCTTTATGAGAGAGGACTTGTTTCAGCTGTTGGTGGAAATATTAGCCTTAGAGTGTTAAATAAGGATTATATATGGATTACACCAAGTGGGCTTTTTAAGGGTGGTTTACAATCAAAAGATCTAGTTAAGGTTAGTTTGGATGGTAATGTGTTAGAAGGCGCTTATAAACCGTCCAGTGAACTTTCCTCACACTTATCTATATATAAGATTAGGAGTGACGTTAATGCTGTTGTTCATGCACACCCACCCTTTGCCACTGGGCTTTTTACTGCAGGTTATATTCTTAAGAATGTAACACCCGAATATGTGTTATTAATAGGTGAACCGAAAGTTGTTGATTTTGTTTTACCAGGTTATTCTTCATCTCATGTTGTTTCTAAAGCTATGAGCATGAACGACGTTGTTGTAATTAAGAATCATGGAGTTTTCTGTGTAGGTAATAATATTGAGGAGGCTCTCGCTAGAGTTGAAGTTCTTGAGGAGGCTGCAAAAATGATTGTCGCAGCAAAACTTTTTAATGGTTTATTTAGGATAAGCGATCATGATGCTGAAGAAATAAAAAGAATTTACAAGAAAAATTAAATTAAGTTCTGTTCAATATTGATGCTATAGTGTCTATGAATTTATCAAATGTTTCTATGGGAATTCTCATGCCTGCAGCAATAGTATGACCCCCACCACTTCCACCAAACTGTTTTGCCAATTCTGATGCAATGTTGGATAAATCAATCTTATTAGTTTTTGATCTTATGCTAATATCCACGGTTTCTTTTTCGTGCCTAGCTGCTAGACCGAAAAGACTGTTGTGAACCGTCATCGCATATACTGCTGCTCTACCAAGAAATCCTTGGTATGGTGGATTGATCACTACTGATAGTTGCCCAATGCGTTTTGCATTTTTCTCTACATACTTGTATATTTGATTTTCATAATA is drawn from Thermoprotei archaeon and contains these coding sequences:
- a CDS encoding DUF1611 domain-containing protein; translated protein: MKKALILAEGFFGTNDGKTAHGLLRYSAEYKIIGVIDSEFKGMDSGLIIDGKPNGIMIYESLEEALKAHPDTEALIIGVATEGGYLPKGYREVVRKALEFGINIISGLHEFLSDDPELVKIAHNNNAEIIDVRKIFRDMKIPFRGVIKEVKALKVVVLGTDSVVGKRTTAIMINNELLKRGVKSIFIGTGQTSWMQGFKYTVVIDALINDFVAGAIEDVIWRAYKNENPDVIVISGQGSILHPAFPGSFEILAAAKPELIVLQHAPKRKFFDGFPGFEIPPIDRYIRAINILTERNVEAITINHENMKREEVDYIKKEYERKYNVIVCDPLWDGVDKIVDVILKKYLSVTQ
- a CDS encoding pyridoxal-phosphate dependent enzyme, whose protein sequence is MEEEDSSLTPGLSRVPSIEQVTLSILGKSLIFHARLLGNILGLKNLYLEFEGVNPTGTQKDRAALSHVLEAKENGYDTISVGTCGNYGVAVAYYANLMKMKSVIYVPAHYTNKRVSEMARMGASIVYVHGSYEETVEASIRDSKENNWYDANPGSKYADVALRGYATISYEIFNELGFVPDIVIVPVGNGSTLAGIYQGFVSLRSLGLIDRLPKIVGATTCNGNPLLEAFRKNLSTLVDLSPNEIKETAVSEPLVSYHAYDGEAALEAIRKTNGIVECSSDNAMVDYARLIRKYAGLDVLPASAVTVSIIKKLARYDPLISEKNVVAVLTGRRIL
- a CDS encoding class II aldolase/adducin family protein; this encodes MSSFDEDIKLQIVNAMRRLYERGLVSAVGGNISLRVLNKDYIWITPSGLFKGGLQSKDLVKVSLDGNVLEGAYKPSSELSSHLSIYKIRSDVNAVVHAHPPFATGLFTAGYILKNVTPEYVLLIGEPKVVDFVLPGYSSSHVVSKAMSMNDVVVIKNHGVFCVGNNIEEALARVEVLEEAAKMIVAAKLFNGLFRISDHDAEEIKRIYKKN